The Primulina huaijiensis isolate GDHJ02 chromosome 18, ASM1229523v2, whole genome shotgun sequence DNA window TTGTCAGATTTTACTTCAATCTTCGTAGAGAAAAGAGCTGAAACAGGGCGATGATCAGAAAACTTGCTTTCGCTGCGAAAATAGGAAAGCTGCCTCACTCCTTCGCCATACCATAGAATCCTATCGCACCTGAAATTGAGAATCGTCAGAAACTATCTTTAGCGAGGATTTAGATATTTCTGTCATATTGGAATTCATCCAACATACAGAAAATTTGATGGGATGTCATATACCATGCTGGAGTTCTTTGCTTTTCTCCCGCTCTACTTGGAATTCCACCTGAATACCTGTTGCAGTTGTAGGAAGAGTACTTGTAAGTGGGGGCAAATTCGATGTTACCCTCTTTCCAACCCTGGAAAACACCGCCATGTTCAAGTTCCCTccgcaactgatcaaatatttgcAATGATCTCCAATCTTGATGTTTGATCAGCTGCCTCGCTAAATTGTCCTCTAGGTATAATCTATAGTTGAGATCTCCGAACCAGAAGATATGACTGCTCAACAACAAAAACCGATGTGATTCACTTTTCTTTACTACATTAATATTTCCATATGTATTTGCAAATGAAAAATATCTTCTCAAAGTTCCAACGTACTCGTGTCCTAAGATGGTTAGTGGATGAAGTTTATCTCTATCCTCTTGAAGCCGTGGGAATGAGGTTCTCTTAAAAATCTCCGACACTTGGAAATTCCTTCTTCCTTCATCGCCTTTCTTCTCCCCAGAAGCTAAATGTGCAGCTATGAAGCAAAAACTAGTTCCCCCAATCGACAAACTCACAGAAACCGATCCTTTGTTTCCCAAATAACCCATTATACCGCAAGCCACCGAACAAACTTTCACGCCAGATACATCATACCTCTTCACCAATTCCTTTCTCATCCACACACTAATAAAAACACCAACCATCTTCTTGCTCGCCAATAATTTGTACCTACTACGTTGATTTTGTTGCTCAAACTGAATTTTGTGCTGATCCATTGTTGAATCCGGAGTTTCTGGACCTACAAATACACCACACTGATCATTCTCATTGGTGACGGGATGTATCATTGGCGTCAACCACGGATATCCGTATTTGTCATTCAGCTTTTTTCCGATCAGTAGATTCCAGTTCATTGCTTCCGTTGGGTCTTCTGCTCCAATTACCGTTGCAGCCTTTAAAGGTACGATTTCTTGAAACCTGCagtttaaaaaagaaaattgttaAGGGGAAAAGATCATAGAAATTAAGTCTTGCAAGTCCAAAGTCATGAATTTtacgtatatatataatatacccAAGAACATAGACATCAGCTTCATCTCTTAGATTCAACCATTCTTCCAAATCCACGGCCAAGCTACCCACGGGAGACCTTCCCGCCACATTCCAAGTACCCACAAAGACCCTGAAAGCATAATTAACAATAAAAGATTTGTTcaagaccaaaaaaaaaaaaactaacgaATTCAAAATGAAAAGTTACCCATGGTTAAAAAAACTCACCTCAACTCATTGGTCCCGGTGGATGGATTCATCTCCGGTGACTCAGATGAGAAATAATCGTCTTCTTCACAGCCATCTGCAGTAACAAtacattcaaaatcaacaaaagtACATAACGAGTGACACTAGCTAGTTTCTGGTGAAGCATAATGCCTGAAATTTGGCTCAATTGAGACGGATCGTCTCCTTTTCTCTTCCTGAAAAAGCACCGTGGAAACCTTCTTGTTATCGATTTGTAACGCTTTCTTTCCATTGAACTGAAAAAAGGCCTTCAAAGTTGTGCATTTACATCCAAGAAAACGCGTTGAACGCCCAagaaagaacaagaagaaaaagctTTGAATAACTCAAAGCGGAAACGGTAATAACGAGAGAGAGGTCAAATGTGGCAAATTTGATGAAACTTAGGTGAAATCAATTAGGACCTCACATGGTTCCCATCATGAGTTGATTATTAGTGGTCCTTGTCACGTACTTGTCTACAAAAGTATTTTACATTTACTCCAACGGACACGTCAGacatattttgttttatatatatgaagAAACCCAGTCTTTCCGGTAATATTCTTCCACTAATCTTTTTTTCTGGGTTGGTGGTTAGAatatataattgaaagaatCTTGAAATTCTACAGCCTCCCAACTTGTCTGTCCGCCGATAAAGGAATTATGCTTTGCGTGTGTAATATCTAACTGGGCCGGGGATTCAAAAATTAATGACGTTTACTGCCTACGGTTGATGATATGTCTACGAAATACGAACGGGTGGGGACTTAAAGATCACATTGGGATTTATTTAAGAATGTATAATAATGAGCAATTAGAGAAGCTGAGTTTAAATATAGTTATGATAATTAGTTCAAAACATTTTCTTGGACAACGTAGACACCATATATGCCATATATTTCCCCTGACATTGGCGAGTGGGAAAATATGATTTGGACCTCTCTTTTGTGTTCTATATcacttttgattttcttttttcttttttgtataTATAGAATCATGAGGAACCTTAGTAGCTAAGGAAAAATTTAATACTATTTTGTTCGAATAATTTCTCATGTAACTatgttttcattaaaaaaaaaaataggttgGTCTATGCGGAATTAAGGCTATGAATGTGCATCAGAATTGGTGAATataaaaactcataatttaCCTTCAGCATGGAAAGCCTCTACATTGGGTCAATTCGTGTCCTCAAACTATGCAATGAAATTGTTTTTTAACTTGCGTAGCTttattaatgatattttatttagttgatCTTGGATAATGCCCAGTTCTGAGTTTTTTTGTTGCTGGTCTTACTCAGAATACATGTGAATCCATACCATCATCAGGTGAATCATTAATGCACCTCCAAGGGTTGGATTAAACACATA harbors:
- the LOC140963887 gene encoding type I inositol polyphosphate 5-phosphatase 8-like isoform X1 gives rise to the protein MERKRYKSITRRFPRCFFRKRKGDDPSQLSQISDGCEEDDYFSSESPEMNPSTGTNELRVFVGTWNVAGRSPVGSLAVDLEEWLNLRDEADVYVLGFQEIVPLKAATVIGAEDPTEAMNWNLLIGKKLNDKYGYPWLTPMIHPVTNENDQCGVFVGPETPDSTMDQHKIQFEQQNQRSRYKLLASKKMVGVFISVWMRKELVKRYDVSGVKVCSVACGIMGYLGNKGSVSVSLSIGGTSFCFIAAHLASGEKKGDEGRRNFQVSEIFKRTSFPRLQEDRDKLHPLTILGHDHIFWFGDLNYRLYLEDNLARQLIKHQDWRSLQIFDQLRRELEHGGVFQGWKEGNIEFAPTYKYSSYNCNRYSGGIPSRAGEKQRTPAWCDRILWYGEGVRQLSYFRSESKFSDHRPVSALFSTKIEVKSDNISWPASGTTQVNEIASEEATTTLLSLILKDERASPTHMLTCISDR
- the LOC140963887 gene encoding type I inositol polyphosphate 5-phosphatase 8-like isoform X2, whose translation is MERKRYKSITRRFPRCFFRKRKGDDPSQLSQISDGCEEDDYFSSESPEMNPSTGTNELRVFVGTWNVAGRSPVGSLAVDLEEWLNLRDEADVYVLGFQEIVPLKAATVIGAEDPTEAMNWNLLIGKKLNDKYGYPWLTPMIHPVTNENDQCGVFVGPETPDSTMDQHKIQFEQQNQRSRYKLLASKKMVGVFISVWMRKELVKRYDVSGVKVCSVACGIMGYLGNKGSVSVSLSIGGTSFCFIAAHLASGEKKGDEGRRNFQVSEIFKRTSFPRLQEDRDKLHPLTILGHDHIFWFGDLNYRLYLEDNLARQLIKHQDWRSLQIFDQLRRELEHGGVFQGWKEGNIEFAPTYKYSSYNCNRYSGGIPSRAGEKQRTPAWCDRILWYGEGVRQLSYFRSESKFSDHRPVSALFSTKIEVKSDNISWPASGTTVNEIASEEATTTLLSLILKDERASPTHMLTCISDR
- the LOC140963887 gene encoding type I inositol polyphosphate 5-phosphatase 8-like isoform X3, with product MERKRYKSITRRFPRCFFRKRKGDDPSQLSQISDGCEEDDYFSSESPEMNPSTGTNELRVFVGTWNVAGRSPVGSLAVDLEEWLNLRDEADVYVLGFQEIVPLKAATVIGAEDPTEAMNWNLLIGKKLNDKYGYPWLTPMIHPVTNENDQCGVFVGPETPDSTMDQHKIQFEQQNQRSRYKLLASKKMVGVFISVWMRKELVKRYDVSGVKVCSVACGIMGYLGNKGSVSVSLSIGGTSFCFIAAHLASGEKKGDEGRRNFQVSEIFKRTSFPRLQEDRDKLHPLTILGHDHIFWFGDLNYRLYLEDNLARQLIKHQDWRSLQIFDQLRRELEHGGVFQGWKEGNIEFAPTYKYSSYNCNRYSGGIPSRAGEKQRTPA